From a single Silene latifolia isolate original U9 population chromosome 6, ASM4854445v1, whole genome shotgun sequence genomic region:
- the LOC141588695 gene encoding uncharacterized protein LOC141588695 yields MAIVCGICATEGHPNELCPYLRESGQEEVNGVWESTINNRKWDPYSKTYNEGWKAHLNFCWGNSQAGPSSGPLRGQFLQQPQGQQFTQQVPQQAAEQAAPSSSMSTEDMICALTLSVSQLATAVNRLEAKQSGALPSQTVDNPRKNVSAVSLRNGRQLIEVEKPKAKSKAVAIQEEEEIVIEEGSSQVIEEDIVVPNSIATDPPVQIYEPTPPFPEALKDTRRKEHDNDVYETFCKCEVNIPLLELLKSVPRYAKFLKELCTIKRNNRLKGVKKVKVSEHVSAMFQQKLPTKCGDPGMFTIPCTIGDTKIHNAMLDLGASINVIPHL; encoded by the exons ATGGCTATTGTTTGTGGCATATGTGCTACTGAGGGTCACCCTAATGAATTGTGTCCTTACTTGCGAGAAAGTGGCCAAGAAGAGGTGAATGGTGTCTGGGAGAGTACTATAAATAACAGGAAATGGGATCCATATTCCAAGACCTATAATGAAGGATGGAAGGCTCACCTTAACTTTTGTTGGGGAAATTCGCAAGCCGGTCCATCATCTGGACCTCTTAGAGGTCAGTTTCTCCAGCAACCACAAGGACAACAATTTACTCAACAAGTGCCACAACAAGCAGCTGAGCAAGCAGCACCGAGCTCATCAATGTCCACGGAGGATATGATTTGTGCCCTTACTCTCAGT GTGAGTCAACTGGCTACTGCTGTCAATCGGTTGGAAGCTAAACAGTCGGGTGCTCTACCATCTCAAACGGTAGATAATCCGAGGAAGAATGTGAGTGCAGTGTCTTTGAGAAATGGAAGGCAGTTAATAGAAGTAGAGAAGCCTAAAGCTAAGTCTAAAGCAGTTGCAATCCAAGAGGAAGAGGAGATTGTGATAGAAGAGGGGAGTTCACAAGTGATTGAGGAAGATATTGTGGTGCCTAATTCGATTGCTACGGATCCACCGGTCCAGATTTATGAGCCCACACCACCTTTTCCCGAAGCATTAAAGGATACTCGCAGGAAGGAGCATGACAATGATGTTTACGAAACCTTTTGTAAATGTGAGGTAAATATTCCCCTTCTAGAGTTACTTAAAAGTGTTCCTCGATATGCAAAGTTTTTAAAAGAACTGTGTACTATAAAGAGGAATAATAGGCTTAAGGGAGTAAAAAAGGTGAAGGTAAGTGAACATGTCTCGGCAATGTTTCAACAAAAATTGCCCACTAAATGTGGAGACCCGGGAATGTTCACAATACCTTGCACTATTGGAGACACCAAAATTCATAATGCTATGTTAGATTTGGGTGCCTCTATTAATGTGATTCCCCatttgtag